GGCATGGGCAGGTACAGGGAGACTGACTGAAGTGGGAGCCAAAAAACAGCTCTGGGTCACTTCCCACGGGCCTGTCAGGGCTAACGTGCTGGGAGTCTGACCAGTTCAGCTGTACAAGCCAGGCACACACTTCGGATCCCAGCATGCCGCTCGCTGGCCAGCAGGCTGCCCAGCATTCCGGGAAGTGGAGGTTCTCTAAGATCTCCAAGGTCCGGCAGAACCCTACCAGGAACCCCAAGTCTCAGCTCGCTGTGGCCCCCTGCCGGCCAGGAGTCCAAGCACAGCTCTCAGGTCACCAtactgaggcctccctccttgagGTCAGAAGGTGAGGGAACCTGTTCTTTCTCTAAGTCCCAAGACCATAGCCGGCATTGCCTCAGCCGTCATCCTCTTCGTGGCCGTGGTTGCCACCACCATCTGTTGCTTCCTCTGTTCCTGCTGCTACCTGTACCGCCGGCGCCAGCAGCTGCAGAGCCCATTTGAAGGTACCTGTGTGGGGCTGGGTGTGGTGAGCCTGAGACAGGCTGGGCTGAGCCCCATGATGGGCACTGGTTTCAAGGATGCATGCCAGCATGTAACCCCAGAGACGGGAGCATGAACCTTGGACTGTGTGCACCTACGTGCCCGTGTCCTGCTGGCCGTGGTGCACATGCACATGGCTCCCAGGAAGTGCATGGGGTAGGGTCTGCAGTAACAGCCTTTATCAGGAAGGCGCTGCTCCGTGTGCCTGAGTTGGTGGGACCGCACACATGCCCAAAGCTGGTGGGCGTGGGAACGGTGACACCGtgtgggagggaagggctggggaggatCCCCTTGGGGTTGGCTGCAAGATTCCAGCCCTGGAGCTGGCATCTCCTTGCCCAGGTAGGACATTCCCCAGGCTGTGCTCTCTGGCTCAGGGGAGCGAAGTGCTAAACCCAGACTGACCCGCCGGGGCCACCTGCGGGGTCCCTGCTGGACCCTGCGGAGCAAGGTCTGGAGAGAGGCAGCGTGGCCAGCCTGGACCCTCCCTACCTTGggctctgggagggagggggcgctTCCTAGGGAGGCAGAGCTCTAAGTGCCTGTCTTTCTCCCCCAACTAGGCCAGGAGATTCCAATGACAGGCATCCCCGTGCAGCCAGTGTACCCGTACCCCCAGGACCCTAAAGCTGGCCCTGCACCCCCACAGCCTGGCTTCATGTACCCACCTAGTGGTCCTGCACCCCAGTATCCACTCTACCCGGCGGGGCCCCCTGTCTATAACCCTGCAGGTAAGTGagccctctgctcctgccccccCACCACACTGCCTCTCCCAGACCTCCAGGCCGGCTCTGCTCCATGGATGCTGCATGCCCTGGGGTAGGGGGGTCCTTTGCACTTCCTGTGCCACCCTGACCGTCGTcctgtctccttggcttgcagcccCTCCCCCGTACATGCCACCCCAGACCTCCTACCCGGGAGCCTGAGAAGCCAGCTGTGTCTCTGCCGCCCCTCAGGGATGCCTCCCTCCTGTACCTCCATCGGCCCTGGGGGTGGTCGGGGGCCTCTCCTGGCCAAGCCCTGAGACCTTCTGGGAacagggccccagggaggaggaataGGAGCTGAGCTGGAACTTGGCCATGAatgaggggaggctggggagggcttGGGTGCATGGGCGGTTTCACAGGGGAAGACAGGAAAGCCTGGGCCACAGCTCTGCCTTCTCACAGTCCTTCTGCTCGCCCCCACGACCCCAGCCAGGAATGCTGGGCCCTCCCGTCTGCCCTCTGCgggctgggcggggctgggcggggctcCGTCAGCTGCGGCAGAAGCCCTCCTGGCTGCCCCGCTGGCAGGGCTCTGTGTGGCTGGATTAAAGCTCTAAAGACAGAACTCCTGTCGGTCGCATCATTGGCTTGTCCACCCCTTCCGTACACTGTCTTCAGCTGGGCCCTCACTGTTGCCAGGTCCATGTCCCCTAAGCAAGGGAAGGCAGGTTCCAGGCTGGGGGCACAGGCAGAAGCACCCAGGCTGAGGGCTTCTCAGTTCCCAGAGTTGGGGAGGTGGGTCATGCTGCTTCCCAGAAGAGGGTGCTCGTTTGCCTTCCAGAGTCCTCACATGGGCCCTCGAGCTGCCCGAAGGCACGTTCCCCGTCCGCTACACTTGGACTCACACTTGGGCCCCATGCCCATCTGACCGACGAGTCCCCCACCGGCTCTAAACGGTGAGGCCTGGTCTTCCTGACGAGCAGCTGAGAGAGACTGGTCCACCCAAGGGGCCGGGAAGGGTGCTGTCAGCTGCCTTGGGCCATAGAGGGAGCCCCAGACCGGAGGCCTCCGGCCCAGACAGGGCCCAAACCGGGCCAGGCAggtgcctgccccacccccttccccagccttgcTCCCTGAGGAACAGGCCTTGTGCCCTCGGCCCTGTCTGGTGACaggaagttttatagttttggattCAAGTGAGGAAAGTGCCAGGTCAGCTTGGAAAGCCACCTTGCAGGCCGTGTCCCTGCTCCCAAGGCCCTCTGCTCGGCCCCCTTCCCTCCGCCCGCAGGTGCTCCCGCCCACTGCAACCTGCCTTCCCTCTGGGTCTCCTCAGGCCTCTGGGCCGTGCAGCCTTGTCTGTGCGGCCACTGTGCTCGTCAGGGCCCCTGGAGGCCCTTGTCACACAACCTGGAAGGGGCGCTCCTGGGCCAACTGTCAAGGGGCCAGGGTCAGACCTCTGCCCCGGACCTGACCCAGACCTGCTGCAGGGGACAGAgctgagaggtgggagggggccaTGAGGGTCCTGGCATCCAGTCTGCTGGTTCTGCCCTCACAGGTCAGGAGAGAGAGTCACCGGGTCAGCTCCAGGTCTGCAGTGTTCCCCACCCCCGTCTCCCCTgaagctgggaggcagaggaggttGGCAGGATAAGGTTTTTGAGCTTCTCTAAGAAATGTGTCAGTGGATGCGAGGCCACAGCAGCCAGAATTCATTATCCTCAAATCAACAGCCTGGGGCCAGTTACAGACTGCCGGGCAGCCTGGGATGGGTGGCACCGCTGCCCCACCAAGGGTGGACTCCCCCTTCCAACATTTCCAACCAACTAACTCTGCAAAGCACtgaaaatagagaattttaagaaaaaggggGAGATGGTGACAGAGTAGAGCTTTCATGTGccgggagcagggaggaggccccTCAGTCCCCGAGGTTTTAAGAGGGCAACACCCATGTGTCTCCGGCGACCCCAGTTCACCTGCTCTTCACCGGGGCCCAAGGCG
Above is a window of Camelus ferus isolate YT-003-E chromosome 23, BCGSAC_Cfer_1.0, whole genome shotgun sequence DNA encoding:
- the SHISA4 gene encoding protein shisa-4 isoform X1, with the protein product MPPTRLRGAAPLAAIALLVLGAPLGKGGGAGRGGGPGLDAGPPETLGEPAPGAAALASEDCLWYLDRNGSWHPGFNCEFFTFCCGTCYQRYCCRDLTLLITERQQKHCLAFSPKTIAGIASAVILFVAVVATTICCFLCSCCYLYRRRQQLQSPFEGQEIPMTGIPVQPVYPYPQDPKAGPAPPQPGFMYPPSGPAPQYPLYPAGPPVYNPAAPPPYMPPQTSYPGA
- the SHISA4 gene encoding protein shisa-4 isoform X2 yields the protein MPPTRLRGAAPLAAIALLVLGAPLALASEDCLWYLDRNGSWHPGFNCEFFTFCCGTCYQRYCCRDLTLLITERQQKHCLAFSPKTIAGIASAVILFVAVVATTICCFLCSCCYLYRRRQQLQSPFEGQEIPMTGIPVQPVYPYPQDPKAGPAPPQPGFMYPPSGPAPQYPLYPAGPPVYNPAAPPPYMPPQTSYPGA